The Luteolibacter arcticus genome includes a window with the following:
- a CDS encoding nucleotide sugar dehydrogenase, whose amino-acid sequence MLEKLKSKQGSIGVVGLGYVGLPLLLAYAKAGFRAVGIDIDPGKPEALLAGRSYIKHIPGEHVAEALASGKLEATTDFAIIKTLDAIILCVPTPLDEHFEPDLSYVVNTVEAVVPHLKAGQVLSLESTTYPGTTDEEVVTRVEKAGFKVGTEIFVVYSPEREDPGNTKFSATNIPKVVGGITPACLEAGVALYEAAFEQVVPVSSCKVAELTKLLENIYRAVNIGLVNELKIAADKMGIDIWEVIRAASTKPFGFTAFYPGPGLGGHCIPIDPFYLTWKAREYGVHTRFIELAGEINRSMPTYVIHRTMEALNSRGKPVKGSRILLMGLAYKANVDDMRESPTFALLDGFQHLGAEVSFYDPHVPVVGPTREHMNWAGARSIEWSEETIRAQDCIVISTHHAAFDLAQLAEWSDLIIDTRNAMASVATPEGLVIKA is encoded by the coding sequence ATGCTTGAAAAGTTGAAATCGAAACAGGGCTCCATCGGCGTCGTCGGCCTCGGCTACGTCGGGCTCCCGCTATTGTTAGCCTATGCCAAGGCTGGCTTCCGCGCCGTGGGCATCGACATTGATCCGGGCAAGCCGGAGGCGTTGCTGGCCGGCCGCAGCTACATCAAGCACATCCCCGGCGAGCACGTCGCCGAGGCACTGGCATCCGGCAAGCTGGAGGCGACCACGGATTTTGCGATCATCAAGACGCTCGATGCGATCATCCTGTGCGTGCCTACGCCGCTCGATGAACACTTCGAGCCGGACCTCAGCTACGTGGTCAACACGGTCGAGGCCGTGGTGCCACACTTGAAGGCGGGCCAGGTGCTCAGCCTGGAAAGCACCACCTATCCCGGCACGACTGACGAGGAAGTGGTGACGCGCGTGGAGAAGGCCGGCTTCAAGGTCGGCACCGAGATTTTCGTCGTCTATTCGCCGGAGCGCGAGGACCCGGGCAACACCAAGTTCTCCGCGACGAACATCCCGAAGGTGGTCGGCGGCATCACGCCGGCCTGCCTCGAGGCGGGCGTCGCGCTTTACGAAGCGGCCTTCGAGCAAGTGGTGCCGGTGAGTTCCTGCAAGGTCGCGGAGCTGACCAAGCTGCTGGAGAACATCTACCGCGCGGTGAACATCGGCCTCGTCAACGAGCTGAAGATCGCCGCGGACAAGATGGGCATCGACATCTGGGAAGTCATTCGCGCTGCCTCCACCAAGCCCTTCGGCTTCACGGCCTTCTACCCCGGCCCCGGCCTCGGTGGTCACTGCATCCCGATCGATCCCTTCTACCTCACGTGGAAGGCCCGCGAGTATGGCGTGCACACGCGCTTCATTGAGCTCGCCGGGGAGATCAACCGCAGCATGCCGACCTACGTCATCCATCGTACCATGGAGGCGCTCAATTCGCGCGGCAAGCCGGTGAAAGGCTCGCGCATCCTGCTGATGGGCCTCGCCTACAAGGCGAACGTCGATGACATGCGCGAGTCGCCGACCTTCGCCCTGCTCGATGGCTTCCAGCACCTCGGTGCGGAGGTTTCCTTCTACGACCCGCACGTGCCGGTCGTCGGCCCGACCCGTGAACACATGAACTGGGCCGGAGCCCGCAGCATCGAGTGGAGCGAGGAAACGATCCGCGCCCAGGACTGCATCGTCATCTCCACCCACCACGCCGCCTTCGACCTCGCCCAACTCGCGGAGTGGTCCGACCTCATCATCGACACGCGCAACGCGATGGCCTCCGTCGCTACGCCTGAAGGTCTTGTCATCAAAGCGTAG
- a CDS encoding UDP-glucuronic acid decarboxylase family protein: MTPIEDLKGKTAVVTGGAGFVPSHLIDRLLADGLRVVALDNFVTGHARNIAHLEGNPNFTFIEQDVSEPYDVEGPVSFVFHMASPASPIDYVQIPIETLKAGSYASHNALDLALRKNATYLVASTSEVYGDPEVHPQKESYWGNVNSIGVRSCYDEAKRYAEAATMAYHRAHGLDTKIVRIFNTYGPRMRLDDGRVVPAFIGQALRGEPLTIFGDGTQTRSFCYVSDLVDGIWRLARSTTHEPVNCGNPHEMSMRQFAEAIAGVFGIELKVDPKPLPPDDPKVRKPDITRAKDVLGWEPVVPFDQGIRETIEYFRGQLQPA; encoded by the coding sequence ATGACCCCGATCGAAGATCTCAAAGGCAAGACCGCCGTGGTGACCGGCGGTGCCGGATTCGTCCCCTCCCACCTGATCGACCGGCTGCTGGCCGACGGTCTGCGGGTCGTGGCGCTCGACAATTTCGTCACCGGCCACGCCCGGAACATCGCCCACCTCGAGGGCAACCCGAATTTCACGTTCATCGAGCAGGACGTGTCCGAGCCCTACGACGTCGAAGGACCTGTCTCCTTCGTCTTCCACATGGCCTCGCCGGCGAGCCCGATCGACTACGTCCAGATCCCGATCGAGACGTTGAAGGCCGGCTCCTATGCCTCTCACAATGCGCTCGACCTGGCGCTGCGCAAAAACGCGACCTACCTGGTGGCCTCGACCTCCGAGGTCTATGGCGACCCCGAGGTGCATCCGCAGAAGGAAAGCTACTGGGGCAATGTGAACTCGATCGGCGTGCGCTCCTGCTACGATGAGGCGAAGCGCTACGCGGAGGCCGCGACCATGGCCTACCACCGCGCCCACGGCCTCGACACCAAGATCGTCCGCATCTTCAACACCTACGGCCCGCGCATGCGCCTCGATGACGGCCGCGTGGTCCCCGCCTTCATCGGCCAAGCCCTGCGTGGTGAGCCCCTGACGATCTTCGGCGATGGCACGCAGACGCGCTCCTTCTGCTACGTCTCCGACCTCGTCGATGGCATCTGGCGGCTCGCCCGCTCGACCACCCACGAGCCGGTCAACTGCGGCAACCCGCACGAAATGAGCATGCGCCAATTCGCCGAAGCGATCGCCGGAGTCTTCGGCATCGAGCTGAAGGTCGATCCGAAGCCGCTGCCGCCGGATGACCCGAAGGTGCGCAAGCCGGACATCACCCGTGCCAAGGACGTCCTCGGCTGGGAACCGGTCGTGCCCTTCGACCAAGGCATCCGCGAGACCATCGAGTATTTCCGCGGCCAGCTCCAACCCGCGTGA
- the gmd gene encoding GDP-mannose 4,6-dehydratase: MKKALITGITGQDGSYLAEFLLEKGYEVHGIKRRASLFNTQRVDHIYEDPHVEHARFRLHYGDLTDTSNLTRILSEVQPDEVYNLGAQSHVAVSFEAPEYTADVDAIGTLRLLEAIRFLGLEKKTRFYQASTSELYGLVQEIPQKETTPFYPRSPYAVAKMYAYWITVNYRESYGMYACNGILFNHESPRRGETFVTRKITRGLANIAQGLEKCLYLGNMDALRDWGHAKDYVRMQWMMLQQDEADDFVIATGKQISVREFVRMSAREAGIEVEFTGSGLDEVATVVSANAETAPAVRVGDVIVKIDPRYFRPAEVETLLGDPTKAKEKLGWVPEITVEEMCAEMVASDLDTAKRHALLKAHGHHVSVSKE; encoded by the coding sequence ATGAAGAAAGCACTCATTACCGGTATCACCGGTCAGGACGGTTCCTATCTCGCCGAGTTCCTGCTCGAAAAAGGCTACGAGGTCCACGGCATCAAGCGCCGCGCCTCGCTCTTCAATACCCAGCGGGTCGATCACATCTACGAGGATCCGCACGTCGAGCATGCCCGCTTCCGCCTGCACTACGGCGACCTCACCGACACCTCCAACCTGACCCGCATCCTTTCCGAAGTGCAACCCGACGAGGTCTATAACCTCGGCGCGCAGTCCCACGTCGCCGTTTCCTTCGAAGCGCCGGAATACACCGCCGATGTCGATGCGATCGGCACGCTGCGTTTGTTAGAAGCAATCCGTTTCCTCGGTCTGGAGAAGAAGACCCGCTTCTATCAGGCATCCACCTCAGAGCTCTACGGCTTGGTGCAAGAGATCCCGCAGAAGGAAACCACTCCTTTCTACCCGCGATCGCCGTATGCCGTCGCGAAGATGTATGCCTACTGGATAACGGTGAACTACCGCGAGTCGTACGGCATGTATGCCTGCAATGGCATCCTCTTCAATCACGAGTCCCCGCGTCGCGGGGAGACCTTCGTGACCCGCAAGATCACCCGCGGACTCGCCAATATCGCCCAAGGCCTCGAAAAATGCCTCTACCTCGGCAACATGGACGCGCTGCGCGACTGGGGCCACGCGAAGGACTACGTCCGCATGCAGTGGATGATGCTCCAGCAGGACGAAGCCGATGATTTCGTGATCGCCACCGGCAAGCAGATCTCGGTGCGCGAGTTCGTCCGGATGTCCGCCCGTGAGGCTGGCATCGAGGTCGAGTTCACCGGCAGCGGCCTCGATGAAGTCGCGACCGTGGTTTCCGCGAATGCCGAAACGGCTCCGGCTGTGAGGGTGGGCGACGTGATCGTGAAGATCGACCCGCGCTACTTCCGCCCGGCCGAAGTGGAAACCCTGCTGGGCGACCCGACCAAGGCGAAGGAAAAGCTCGGCTGGGTGCCAGAGATCACCGTGGAGGAGATGTGTGCCGAGATGGTCGCCTCCGACCTCGATACCGCCAAGCGCCACGCCTTGCTCAAAGCTCACGGGCACCACGTGTCGGTTTCCAAGGAGTGA
- a CDS encoding CDP-alcohol phosphatidyltransferase family protein codes for MASIYDIKPAFQNLLRPLTRGLAAAGVTANQVTVLATALSLATGTAIALFPAARWPLLVMPGFLFLRMALNAIDGMLAREHGQKSRLGALLNECGDAISDTALYLPLALVPGFDPRLIAIIVALALVTEIAGLAALLTGSSRRYDGPMGKSDRAFVFGCLSLAAGLGLPLAPWLTPVLGIIIVLLILTTARRIRRALGEAGPPS; via the coding sequence ATGGCCTCCATCTACGACATCAAGCCGGCCTTCCAGAACCTGCTGCGGCCGCTCACCCGCGGGCTGGCGGCCGCCGGGGTCACGGCGAATCAGGTCACCGTCTTGGCCACCGCGCTCTCGCTCGCCACCGGCACCGCCATCGCGCTGTTCCCTGCGGCGCGCTGGCCGCTGTTAGTGATGCCCGGCTTCCTCTTCCTCCGCATGGCGCTGAATGCCATCGATGGCATGCTCGCCCGCGAGCACGGCCAGAAGTCCCGCCTCGGCGCGTTGCTGAATGAATGCGGCGACGCCATCTCCGATACCGCGCTCTACCTGCCTCTGGCGCTGGTGCCCGGCTTCGATCCGCGGCTGATCGCCATCATCGTCGCCCTCGCCCTGGTCACCGAGATCGCCGGTCTCGCCGCACTGCTCACCGGCTCATCGCGCCGCTACGATGGCCCCATGGGCAAGAGCGACCGCGCCTTCGTCTTCGGCTGCCTCTCCCTCGCCGCCGGCCTCGGCCTCCCACTGGCGCCATGGCTCACGCCGGTGCTCGGGATCATCATCGTCCTGCTCATCCTCACCACCGCCCGCCGCATCCGCCGGGCGCTGGGGGAAGCGGGGCCGCCTTCGTGA
- a CDS encoding GDP-L-fucose synthase family protein, with protein sequence MPKTFITGHRGMVGSALVRAAEKSGGHDVITAGRDTLDLLNQQAVFDYLAAEKPGIVIIAAAKVGGIHANATYPADFIYENLSIAANLVEGSRRAGVERVLFLGSSCIYPKLAPQPMPEDCLLTSPLEVTNEAYAIAKIAGLKLCQHYRAQHGLMYHSAMPTNLYGPGDNYHPQNSHVIPALIRRFHEAKEAGAPSVTIWGTGTPRREFLHVDDLAAACFHLLGLENPPDWVNVGVGDDVTILELAQLVAETVGFTGEILTDPTKPDGTPRKLMDVARIKATGWSPVIDFRDGLAGAYQDFLASLETGAARL encoded by the coding sequence ATGCCCAAAACATTCATCACCGGCCACCGCGGAATGGTGGGTTCCGCCCTCGTCCGCGCCGCGGAGAAAAGCGGCGGACATGACGTGATCACCGCCGGGCGCGACACGCTCGACCTCCTCAACCAGCAGGCCGTCTTCGACTATCTCGCCGCGGAAAAGCCGGGCATCGTGATCATTGCTGCGGCCAAGGTCGGCGGCATCCATGCGAATGCCACCTACCCTGCGGACTTCATCTACGAGAACCTTAGTATCGCCGCGAACCTCGTCGAAGGCAGTCGCCGTGCCGGGGTGGAGCGGGTGCTGTTTCTCGGGTCATCCTGCATCTATCCGAAGCTGGCACCGCAGCCGATGCCGGAGGATTGCCTGCTGACCAGTCCGCTCGAAGTCACCAACGAGGCCTACGCGATCGCCAAGATCGCCGGACTGAAGCTTTGCCAGCACTACCGCGCGCAGCACGGCCTGATGTATCACTCGGCGATGCCGACCAACCTCTACGGCCCGGGCGACAACTACCACCCTCAGAATTCGCATGTGATCCCCGCGCTGATCCGCCGCTTCCACGAAGCGAAGGAAGCCGGAGCACCGAGCGTGACGATCTGGGGCACCGGCACGCCGCGCCGCGAGTTCCTGCACGTGGACGACCTCGCCGCCGCGTGTTTCCATTTGCTCGGCCTCGAGAACCCGCCGGACTGGGTGAACGTCGGCGTGGGTGATGACGTGACCATCCTTGAGCTCGCGCAACTCGTCGCCGAAACCGTCGGCTTCACCGGCGAGATCCTCACCGACCCGACGAAACCCGATGGCACGCCGCGCAAGCTGATGGACGTCGCCAGGATCAAGGCCACAGGCTGGTCCCCGGTCATCGACTTCCGCGATGGCTTGGCCGGTGCTTACCAGGACTTCCTCGCCAGCCTCGAAACCGGCGCGGCCCGGCTCTGA
- a CDS encoding class I SAM-dependent methyltransferase, translating to MNDAVRELYSENRYPDLSHPVTDISRLWVSARAGGLERLPEPAACRVLELGCAGGQNLLPLAARYPKSEFTGLDYSDTAIRKARQASYEAGLHNIRFEAADLEHWRPSHPCDFLIAHGVFSWVPDEVKTRVLDLCGQVLSDNGVACISYNTLPGWSLRSGLVPLVKALANNPAAAGLGDSVESVAASLADMAGGGTAHAANVQAICRDMVKKGPTVLPFDDFAPVCDAVYFAQFASWAGERGLRYLGEARLQDNLPDGISPHAFDRLAPLATDPILLQQTLDLLSGRTHRNSLFCRVDAMLEDGMTTGVVMNFAAGRGLVELPPVESRVVGLFRQLLEEIAPSCLAMQELVERTADRLGAGWEPSRHGRELTGWIYQAARLGGIELRSEPLEIRSHSMAAPRLSALNLHFAAAGRPVVDARHFPCRFPDGHERLLAAMNGSRAADELAEHARAEFPELDFHRWLAHLAERGIVE from the coding sequence ATGAACGATGCGGTCCGCGAGCTGTATTCGGAGAATCGCTATCCGGACCTCAGTCATCCGGTGACGGATATCTCGCGGCTATGGGTCAGCGCGCGGGCGGGAGGCCTCGAGCGGCTGCCGGAACCGGCGGCGTGCCGGGTGCTGGAGCTCGGCTGCGCGGGAGGCCAAAACCTGCTGCCACTGGCGGCGCGCTACCCGAAGAGCGAGTTCACCGGCTTGGACTATTCGGACACGGCGATCCGCAAGGCGCGGCAGGCTTCCTACGAGGCCGGCCTCCACAACATCCGTTTCGAGGCCGCGGATCTGGAGCACTGGCGGCCATCGCACCCCTGTGATTTCCTGATCGCGCACGGGGTCTTCTCGTGGGTGCCGGACGAGGTGAAGACGCGGGTGCTCGATCTGTGCGGGCAGGTGCTTTCCGACAACGGGGTGGCGTGCATTTCCTACAACACGCTGCCCGGCTGGTCGCTGCGAAGCGGCTTGGTGCCACTGGTGAAAGCGCTGGCGAACAACCCCGCGGCGGCCGGCCTCGGGGATTCGGTGGAGTCGGTGGCGGCCTCGCTGGCGGACATGGCAGGGGGGGGCACGGCGCACGCGGCGAATGTGCAGGCGATCTGCCGGGACATGGTGAAGAAAGGGCCGACGGTGTTGCCCTTCGATGACTTCGCGCCGGTCTGCGATGCGGTGTATTTCGCCCAGTTCGCGAGTTGGGCGGGGGAGCGCGGGCTGCGCTATCTGGGCGAGGCACGCCTCCAGGACAATCTGCCGGACGGGATCTCGCCGCATGCCTTCGACAGGCTCGCCCCGCTGGCGACCGATCCGATCTTGCTCCAGCAGACGCTGGACCTGCTATCGGGCCGGACCCATCGCAACAGCCTGTTTTGCCGGGTGGATGCGATGCTGGAAGACGGCATGACCACGGGGGTGGTGATGAATTTCGCGGCCGGGCGCGGCCTCGTCGAGCTGCCGCCGGTGGAAAGCCGGGTGGTCGGCCTGTTCCGGCAGTTGCTCGAGGAAATCGCGCCGTCGTGCCTGGCGATGCAGGAGTTGGTGGAGCGCACGGCGGACCGGCTGGGAGCGGGTTGGGAACCGTCGCGCCATGGCCGCGAGCTGACTGGCTGGATCTATCAGGCGGCTCGGCTCGGGGGGATCGAGCTCCGGTCGGAACCACTGGAAATCCGGAGCCACTCGATGGCCGCTCCTCGGCTTTCCGCGCTGAACCTGCACTTCGCCGCCGCCGGCCGGCCGGTGGTCGATGCGCGGCATTTCCCATGTCGATTCCCGGATGGCCACGAGCGGTTGCTCGCGGCCATGAATGGCTCACGGGCCGCGGACGAACTGGCGGAACACGCCCGTGCCGAGTTCCCCGAGCTCGATTTCCACCGCTGGCTCGCCCACCTCGCGGAGCGGGGAATCGTCGAATAG
- a CDS encoding UPF0175 family protein, which produces MKLEIDVPESAFSALRQAPGELAASMRLMAAIKWYETGMLSQERAAELAGQSRQDFLLSMPRVGVSPFQGVDDDLAAFA; this is translated from the coding sequence GTGAAACTGGAAATCGACGTGCCTGAATCAGCGTTCTCCGCGCTTCGGCAAGCTCCCGGGGAGCTGGCCGCCAGCATGCGCCTGATGGCCGCGATCAAATGGTATGAGACAGGCATGTTGAGCCAGGAACGTGCCGCCGAATTGGCCGGCCAATCGCGCCAGGACTTCCTGCTCTCCATGCCGCGGGTCGGCGTCAGCCCGTTTCAAGGCGTGGACGACGACCTCGCTGCTTTTGCATAA
- a CDS encoding DegT/DnrJ/EryC1/StrS family aminotransferase, producing MSVPLLDVNAQNLPLEAELKQVFENVLRSGRFILGEEVEAFEKQCAAALGAKHAISISSGTDSLIVALMALDIGPGDEVLCPSFTFFATAGSIHRTGATPVFCDVRTDCFGIDIESAKAKLTPKTRAIMPVHLYGQSADMDAITSFAKEHGLKIIEDVAQSFGATYRGRGCGTIGEIGSYSFFPSKNLGGFGDGGLVTTESYELFEKMLRLRNHGMHPRYYHSMVGGNFRMDALQCALLRVKLHHIGDYAAGRTRNANYYSRRLSALADGTNLILPTDRDHAGHVWNQYTLRVPGRRDELKAHLTEKGIGCEIYYPVPMHRQECFANLPEHSLSNCPVSDQLSSEVISVPVYPELTEAQLDEVATALESFFG from the coding sequence ATGTCCGTCCCGCTCCTAGACGTCAATGCGCAGAACCTGCCGCTCGAAGCCGAGCTGAAGCAGGTCTTTGAAAACGTGCTCCGCTCCGGCCGCTTCATCCTCGGCGAGGAAGTGGAGGCCTTCGAAAAGCAGTGCGCCGCCGCGCTCGGCGCGAAGCACGCGATCTCCATCTCTTCCGGCACCGACTCGCTGATCGTCGCACTGATGGCGCTCGACATCGGTCCCGGTGACGAGGTGCTGTGCCCGTCCTTCACCTTCTTCGCCACCGCTGGCAGCATCCATCGCACGGGTGCGACGCCGGTCTTCTGCGATGTCCGCACCGATTGCTTCGGCATCGATATCGAGTCGGCAAAGGCCAAGCTCACGCCGAAGACCAGGGCCATCATGCCGGTCCATCTCTACGGCCAGTCCGCCGACATGGATGCCATCACTTCCTTCGCCAAGGAGCACGGGCTGAAAATCATCGAGGACGTCGCGCAATCGTTTGGTGCCACTTACCGCGGCCGCGGCTGCGGGACCATCGGCGAGATCGGGAGTTACAGCTTCTTTCCCTCGAAGAACCTCGGCGGCTTTGGCGACGGCGGCTTGGTGACCACCGAGTCCTACGAACTCTTCGAGAAGATGCTGCGCCTGCGCAACCACGGCATGCACCCGCGCTACTACCACTCGATGGTCGGCGGGAACTTCCGCATGGACGCGCTCCAGTGCGCCCTGCTGCGCGTGAAGCTGCATCACATCGGCGACTACGCCGCGGGCCGCACGCGCAATGCGAACTACTATAGCCGTCGTCTTTCCGCACTCGCCGATGGCACCAACCTGATCCTGCCGACCGACCGCGATCATGCCGGCCACGTCTGGAACCAGTACACGCTGCGGGTTCCCGGCCGCCGCGATGAGTTGAAAGCCCACCTCACGGAAAAGGGCATCGGCTGCGAGATCTACTACCCGGTGCCGATGCATCGCCAGGAATGCTTCGCGAATCTGCCCGAGCACTCGCTCTCGAACTGCCCGGTCTCCGACCAACTGTCCAGCGAGGTCATCAGCGTCCCGGTCTATCCGGAACTCACCGAGGCCCAGCTCGACGAAGTCGCCACGGCGCTTGAGTCCTTCTTCGGTTGA
- a CDS encoding immunity 7 family protein, producing MMLGFGWCHLQTSRERLRDASLNDVTLIEDEIDRADAAMFAAFREWMAVQGDPFIVWTLLEAQNNHHGLLTYSLSRNHRSSAVWAMLDWIVANAPGSYGLFHCHDDEDTMDRNAYGRNPPMDYNNVFRVHRIKNGKLEELADPFFGLVEGDLGPVHPYNRGDAS from the coding sequence ATGATGCTCGGCTTCGGTTGGTGCCACCTTCAAACTTCGCGAGAGCGTCTGCGGGACGCTTCCCTCAATGACGTCACCCTGATCGAGGACGAGATCGACCGGGCAGACGCCGCGATGTTTGCGGCCTTCAGGGAATGGATGGCGGTGCAGGGGGATCCATTCATCGTGTGGACGCTTCTTGAAGCTCAAAATAATCACCACGGCCTGCTCACCTACAGCCTCTCCCGCAATCACCGGTCTTCGGCGGTTTGGGCCATGCTGGATTGGATCGTGGCGAACGCGCCCGGAAGCTACGGCCTCTTCCACTGCCACGATGACGAGGACACGATGGACCGGAACGCCTACGGACGAAATCCGCCGATGGACTACAACAACGTCTTCAGGGTGCACCGGATCAAGAACGGCAAGCTCGAAGAACTGGCAGATCCATTTTTCGGCCTCGTCGAGGGAGACCTTGGGCCGGTTCATCCCTACAACCGCGGGGATGCCTCGTGA
- the glf gene encoding UDP-galactopyranose mutase — MSPDASVDFLIVGAGFSGLVAAERLSNAGFRCVVVDKRSHLGGNAYDRVDAAGVLVHDYGPHYFRTNSPRIVEYLGRFTAWQDADYKIKSYTDGRYWSFPINLQTFEEIVGRPSTTEEFEAWIEEHRVPVDEPKNSEELILSKVGRELYRRFYEGYTLKQWQRHPRDLDTSVCGRVPIRTNRDDRYLNEEFQALPKDGFTAMFGRMLDASPGVELYLGVDFHEACKRWRHRHLIFSGPVDEYFGRRFGALPYRSLRFEHESFTAEQLKPREPISNKPGFWQPAVQVNYPDAEVPYTRIVEIKHVTGQKIDASTIVREYPRNWTPEEEPFYPVPADDAKTAYRRYAELAAAEKNVSFIGRLATYRYYNMDQVTGMALAEADRLIARYSPAPHA, encoded by the coding sequence TTGTCGCCTGACGCCAGCGTCGATTTCCTGATCGTCGGAGCCGGGTTCTCGGGTCTCGTCGCAGCGGAACGGCTGTCCAATGCCGGCTTCCGCTGCGTGGTGGTGGACAAGCGTTCCCACCTCGGCGGGAATGCCTACGACCGCGTCGATGCGGCGGGTGTACTGGTCCACGACTACGGCCCGCATTACTTCCGCACGAATTCGCCGCGCATCGTCGAGTATCTCGGCCGCTTCACCGCGTGGCAGGATGCGGACTACAAGATCAAGAGCTATACCGACGGGCGCTACTGGAGCTTCCCGATCAATCTGCAAACCTTCGAGGAGATCGTCGGGCGGCCTTCGACGACGGAGGAATTCGAAGCGTGGATCGAGGAGCACCGGGTGCCGGTGGATGAGCCGAAGAACTCGGAGGAGCTGATCCTTTCCAAGGTCGGCCGCGAACTCTACCGGCGCTTCTACGAAGGCTACACGCTCAAGCAATGGCAGCGCCACCCGCGCGACCTGGACACCAGCGTCTGCGGTCGGGTGCCGATCCGCACGAATCGCGACGACCGCTATCTCAACGAGGAATTCCAGGCGCTGCCTAAGGATGGCTTCACCGCGATGTTCGGGCGCATGCTCGATGCCTCGCCGGGGGTCGAACTTTATCTGGGTGTCGATTTCCACGAGGCGTGCAAGCGTTGGCGGCACCGGCATCTGATTTTCAGCGGTCCCGTGGACGAGTATTTCGGCCGTCGTTTTGGCGCACTGCCGTATCGCTCGCTGAGGTTCGAGCACGAGAGCTTCACCGCGGAGCAGCTCAAGCCCCGCGAACCAATCTCTAACAAGCCCGGCTTCTGGCAACCCGCCGTGCAGGTGAATTACCCCGACGCGGAGGTGCCCTACACCCGCATCGTCGAGATCAAGCACGTCACCGGACAGAAGATCGACGCCTCCACGATCGTCCGCGAATACCCGCGGAACTGGACACCGGAGGAGGAGCCGTTTTACCCCGTGCCCGCGGACGATGCGAAGACCGCCTACCGCCGCTACGCCGAGCTGGCCGCAGCGGAGAAGAATGTCAGCTTCATCGGCCGCCTCGCCACCTATCGTTATTACAACATGGACCAGGTCACCGGCATGGCACTCGCCGAAGCCGACCGCCTGATCGCCCGCTACTCACCGGCCCCGCATGCTTGA
- a CDS encoding GbsR/MarR family transcriptional regulator — translation MPPVREEEDIREFPSLGPLEAQVIQVFVDGGKVLGLPRSIGEIYGLLFISPEPLSLDDLVEQLGISKGSASQGLRALKTLGAVREIEREGSRRCHYQADTELKRLVGGFIREQVRPHLESGQSKVARLNQLAGGESDPELQAFFKSRVSQLEYWIGRARIVLPLLQKVLGE, via the coding sequence GTGCCGCCGGTCCGCGAAGAGGAAGATATCCGCGAGTTCCCGTCGTTGGGACCGTTGGAGGCGCAGGTGATCCAGGTCTTCGTGGATGGCGGGAAGGTGCTCGGCCTGCCGCGCTCGATCGGAGAAATCTACGGGCTGCTCTTCATTTCGCCCGAACCCTTGTCGCTGGACGATCTGGTCGAGCAACTGGGAATCAGCAAGGGCTCCGCCAGCCAGGGGCTGCGGGCGCTGAAAACCCTCGGCGCCGTGCGGGAGATCGAGCGGGAAGGCTCGCGCCGCTGCCACTACCAGGCGGATACGGAGCTGAAGCGGCTGGTCGGCGGCTTCATCCGCGAGCAAGTCCGGCCGCACCTCGAGAGCGGCCAGTCGAAGGTCGCCCGGCTGAACCAACTCGCTGGCGGTGAGTCGGATCCGGAGCTGCAGGCTTTTTTCAAATCAAGGGTGTCGCAGCTCGAATACTGGATCGGAAGGGCGCGGATCGTCCTGCCCCTCCTGCAAAAAGTCCTCGGCGAATGA
- the nusG gene encoding transcription termination/antitermination protein NusG, with protein MNALPASGPAWYCLKTQTKREAIAAAHLRELQGVEVFCPLLRYRKATRRGKIWWVEALFPGYVLARFQLSTDERAVMYSQGVRGLVRFGDKVPDVPGDFVDALREEVAKQGEKEMLTVGPRITEGEEVELAHGPLGGVKATVVEVLPARERVRVLLEFLGREQVVEVDLFSLLLPRRPLP; from the coding sequence ATGAACGCTCTCCCCGCCAGCGGACCGGCGTGGTACTGCCTGAAAACGCAGACCAAGCGCGAGGCCATCGCCGCCGCGCACCTGCGGGAGCTGCAAGGCGTGGAAGTCTTTTGCCCGCTGCTGCGCTACCGCAAGGCGACCCGCCGCGGCAAGATCTGGTGGGTGGAAGCGCTCTTCCCCGGCTACGTGCTGGCCCGCTTCCAGCTCAGCACCGACGAGCGGGCGGTAATGTATAGCCAGGGCGTCCGCGGCTTGGTCCGCTTCGGCGACAAGGTGCCGGATGTGCCGGGCGATTTCGTGGATGCACTGCGCGAGGAAGTCGCCAAGCAGGGGGAGAAAGAGATGCTGACCGTGGGTCCGCGGATCACGGAGGGAGAGGAGGTGGAGCTCGCCCACGGCCCGCTCGGCGGGGTGAAGGCGACGGTGGTGGAGGTGCTGCCGGCCCGGGAACGGGTGCGGGTGCTGCTGGAATTCCTCGGCCGCGAGCAGGTGGTGGAGGTGGATCTTTTCTCGCTGCTCCTCCCCCGCAGACCCCTTCCATGA